In a genomic window of Polycladomyces abyssicola:
- a CDS encoding polysaccharide deacetylase family protein, with translation MRRWTAKGAFLLICLPVLWGLVSAEPVDSYVSQIKEKAEPVWSFDDLYARIRQEAQKRGESPIDARIDRVWKAIPGYDGLQVDVEATYRLAKRKGWTEPKQWIYRVVPARVTLDDLGPHPIYRGNERKPMAALMINVAWGTEHLPAMLNILRKERVKATFFLDGSWLKRHPSNAKRLKEAGHEIGNHAYSHPMMSRLSRERMRFEMKKTEQLIRQTLGVRSQWFAPPAGDYNQAVVEEAARLHMKTVLWTVDTVDWRPTSTPEWMTARVKAGASNGVLVLMHPTDRTVTALPQIISVMKHNGIKLGTVSEVLSSSRVESVEPAPPF, from the coding sequence GTGAGGCGATGGACGGCCAAAGGAGCTTTTTTGTTGATCTGTCTGCCGGTGTTGTGGGGGTTGGTTTCAGCGGAACCCGTGGATTCTTATGTGAGCCAGATCAAGGAAAAGGCCGAGCCGGTTTGGAGTTTCGACGACCTGTATGCCCGGATCCGGCAGGAAGCGCAAAAACGGGGGGAATCGCCGATCGATGCCCGGATCGATCGGGTATGGAAAGCCATTCCGGGCTATGACGGGCTTCAAGTGGATGTGGAAGCCACCTACCGTTTGGCCAAGCGTAAAGGATGGACGGAGCCGAAACAGTGGATCTACCGGGTTGTGCCCGCCCGAGTGACGCTGGACGATCTGGGGCCCCACCCGATCTATCGCGGCAATGAACGAAAGCCCATGGCCGCGTTGATGATCAATGTGGCATGGGGGACGGAACATCTGCCCGCCATGTTGAATATCCTTCGGAAAGAGCGGGTCAAGGCGACGTTTTTCCTTGATGGATCGTGGTTGAAACGTCATCCGTCCAATGCAAAACGGTTGAAGGAGGCCGGACATGAGATCGGGAATCATGCCTATTCTCATCCGATGATGAGCCGTCTCTCGCGGGAGCGGATGCGATTCGAGATGAAAAAGACGGAGCAGTTGATCCGTCAGACGTTGGGGGTTCGGTCGCAATGGTTCGCACCGCCCGCCGGCGATTACAATCAGGCGGTCGTGGAAGAAGCCGCTCGCTTGCATATGAAAACGGTGTTGTGGACGGTGGACACGGTAGATTGGCGTCCCACTTCCACACCCGAATGGATGACGGCGCGTGTGAAGGCGGGGGCCTCCAACGGTGTGCTGGTGCTGATGCATCCCACCGACCGAACCGTTACAGCACTGCCTCAAATCATAAGCGTAATGAAGCATAATGGAATAAAACTGGGAACAGTCAGTGAAGTTTTGTCTTCCAGCAGGGTGGAATCGGTTGAGCCCGCTCCACCGTTTTGA
- a CDS encoding DHH family phosphoesterase produces the protein MMRETNNQLEAATRFVQDADRFLVVSHVNPDGDAIGSTLAVGQILKQLGKRYVMINESAIPQKYQFLPDCNQIRSPEDLRTEAPFSHVIAVDAADADRMGECRKVFARDVHILNIDHHATNDRFGTVNVVIPDAAATAQVLYDWVESMGLEWTQELATCIYTGLLTDTGGFRYANTTPRVMNQAAHLIDRKVEAHRIAEEVLETTTLAHLQLLRKALETLRLSKDGQIAWMWIRRRDIEATGAKEEDWDGIVNYARNVMGVDVGILFREVNEKTIRVSFRSRRIVDVGALAQTLGGGGHARAAGCTIMGSAGEVERQVLQKVASALRRVVS, from the coding sequence ATGATGCGGGAGACCAATAATCAATTGGAGGCGGCCACCCGTTTCGTTCAGGACGCTGACCGGTTCCTCGTGGTTTCCCATGTCAATCCCGACGGCGACGCGATCGGTTCGACCCTGGCGGTTGGGCAAATCCTGAAACAATTGGGAAAACGCTATGTGATGATCAATGAATCCGCCATCCCGCAGAAATATCAATTTCTTCCGGATTGTAATCAAATCCGATCTCCGGAAGATCTTCGTACCGAGGCGCCGTTTTCCCATGTGATCGCGGTGGATGCGGCGGATGCTGATCGCATGGGGGAGTGTCGGAAGGTGTTCGCCCGGGATGTGCACATTCTCAACATCGACCATCACGCCACCAATGATCGCTTCGGCACTGTCAACGTGGTCATCCCGGATGCGGCGGCGACGGCGCAAGTGCTGTACGATTGGGTCGAATCGATGGGATTGGAGTGGACCCAGGAATTGGCCACCTGCATTTACACCGGGTTATTGACTGACACGGGCGGTTTTCGCTATGCCAACACCACCCCTCGGGTGATGAACCAAGCGGCCCACCTGATCGATCGGAAGGTGGAAGCACACCGGATTGCGGAGGAAGTGTTGGAAACCACTACGTTGGCGCATTTGCAACTGTTACGTAAAGCGTTGGAAACGCTGCGCCTGTCCAAAGATGGGCAGATCGCTTGGATGTGGATTCGCCGGCGAGACATCGAAGCGACGGGAGCCAAGGAAGAGGATTGGGACGGCATCGTCAATTACGCCCGAAATGTCATGGGCGTTGATGTGGGCATTCTGTTCCGTGAAGTCAATGAGAAAACAATCCGCGTCAGTTTTCGATCGCGCAGAATCGTGGATGTCGGCGCATTGGCCCAGACATTGGGCGGTGGCGGTCATGCACGGGCGGCCGGCTGCACGATCATGGGAAGCGCCGGGGAAGTGGAACGGCAAGTGTTGCAAAAGGTGGCCAGCGCCCTGCGGCGCGTGGTGTCATGA
- a CDS encoding YlmC/YmxH family sporulation protein: MRWSELAGKELIDLQNGQRLGELGRADLLIDPQTGEIGSLLFPVGHSWFQRRQDMLTISWSRIRKIGPDMVIVDSVGERNSWYPGERGR, translated from the coding sequence ATGCGATGGAGCGAGCTGGCGGGAAAAGAGCTGATCGATTTGCAAAACGGGCAACGGTTGGGTGAATTGGGGCGGGCGGATCTGCTCATCGACCCGCAGACCGGAGAAATCGGATCACTGCTGTTTCCGGTGGGTCATTCGTGGTTTCAACGAAGGCAGGACATGTTGACCATTTCCTGGAGCAGGATTCGTAAGATCGGGCCGGATATGGTGATCGTCGATTCCGTTGGGGAACGAAACAGTTGGTATCCCGGCGAGAGAGGGCGGTAA
- the rnpM gene encoding RNase P modulator RnpM: protein MRTRKVPMRKCVACQEMMPKKELIRVVRTPEQEILIDPTGKKSGRGAYLCGKEECFRLAKKKKALDRALKVQVDDSIYDRLQEELSRVNLHG from the coding sequence ATGCGGACCAGAAAGGTACCGATGCGCAAATGTGTCGCGTGTCAAGAAATGATGCCGAAAAAGGAACTGATTCGAGTGGTTCGGACACCTGAGCAAGAGATCCTGATTGACCCCACCGGGAAAAAATCGGGTCGAGGCGCTTATCTGTGCGGAAAGGAGGAGTGCTTCCGGCTGGCCAAAAAGAAAAAGGCGCTGGACCGGGCACTCAAAGTGCAGGTGGACGATTCGATCTACGATCGGTTACAAGAAGAGTTGTCACGGGTGAATTTGCATGGATAA
- the rpsO gene encoding 30S ribosomal protein S15: MSLSQERKREIINEFKTHENDTGSPEVQIAILTKRINELNEHLKKHKKDHHSRRGLLKMVGHRRNLLNYLKKKDITRYRQLIEKLGLRR, from the coding sequence ATGAGCTTGAGCCAAGAACGGAAGCGCGAAATCATCAACGAGTTCAAAACGCACGAGAACGACACCGGATCCCCGGAAGTGCAAATCGCCATTTTGACGAAGCGGATCAACGAACTCAACGAGCACCTGAAAAAGCACAAAAAAGACCACCATTCCCGTCGCGGACTCTTGAAAATGGTGGGGCATCGCCGGAACTTGCTCAACTACCTGAAAAAGAAAGACATTACGCGGTACCGTCAACTGATTGAAAAACTGGGATTGCGTCGGTGA
- a CDS encoding bifunctional riboflavin kinase/FAD synthetase has protein sequence METIHLRFPLQSNEPVPPVALAIGYFDGVHLGHQAVIRQARRMAKERGIQTAVMTFHPHPREVLGLVKMSRYLTPLPEKLEQFAQLGVDRTYVMRFDRDFAGLSKESFVEDVLIPLRVQAVAVGFNFRFGHRAQGCAQDLGVLAKDRFVAEVVMPVVDEGVTVSSTRLRRALDDGEMELAHRILGRPYTLKGTVVQGDRRGRTIGFPTANVQPEGPYLIPKNGVYVVQVRRNGRIDTGVMNIGTRPTFDDPVPRHTLEVHLFDVNEDLYGQTLEVAFLHFLREEKRFDSVDALVKQIQADVEQARNWLTTHGWIGQQMG, from the coding sequence ATGGAGACGATTCATCTGCGATTTCCGTTACAATCCAATGAGCCCGTGCCTCCGGTGGCGTTGGCGATCGGCTATTTTGACGGTGTCCATTTGGGACATCAAGCAGTGATTCGGCAAGCCCGACGGATGGCAAAAGAGCGGGGGATCCAAACAGCGGTGATGACGTTCCATCCCCATCCCAGGGAAGTGTTGGGCCTGGTCAAGATGTCCCGATACCTCACCCCCCTTCCGGAAAAGTTGGAGCAGTTTGCGCAACTGGGAGTGGACCGGACATATGTGATGAGGTTCGACCGGGATTTTGCTGGCCTTTCCAAAGAATCATTCGTGGAAGATGTGTTGATTCCTCTTCGCGTTCAGGCTGTGGCCGTCGGGTTCAATTTTCGGTTTGGCCATCGTGCACAAGGGTGCGCGCAAGATCTGGGCGTATTGGCAAAGGACCGATTTGTCGCCGAAGTGGTCATGCCGGTAGTGGATGAAGGCGTAACCGTCAGCAGTACGCGGTTGCGCCGTGCACTGGACGATGGGGAAATGGAGCTGGCCCATCGCATTCTGGGACGTCCCTATACTTTGAAGGGAACAGTGGTCCAAGGTGACCGGCGTGGGCGAACCATCGGCTTTCCGACGGCCAATGTGCAACCGGAGGGACCGTATCTGATCCCCAAAAACGGGGTTTATGTGGTGCAAGTGCGTCGGAATGGCCGGATCGATACAGGCGTGATGAACATCGGGACCCGTCCGACCTTTGACGATCCCGTTCCGCGGCACACTTTGGAAGTGCATCTGTTCGATGTGAACGAAGACCTGTACGGTCAAACGCTGGAAGTGGCATTCCTCCATTTTCTGCGGGAAGAAAAACGATTCGATTCCGTGGATGCATTGGTCAAACAGATTCAGGCGGACGTCGAACAGGCGCGCAACTGGTTGACAACACACGGATGGATCGGCCAACAGATGGGCTAA
- a CDS encoding M16 family metallopeptidase, with the protein MIVQHTLPNGVRVVAEQIPYVRSVALGLWVGAGSRHESEEDNGISHFIEHMLFKGTRKRTARQLAEAFDEIGGQVNAFTSKEMTCYYAKVLDQHFPIALDILADMFFESTFAEGEIAKEQKVIVEEIRMVEDTPDDLIHDLLSSVALKNHPLGYPILGSESNVRSFDRGRLLSYRDRYYRPDNLVIALAGHLPDDFMSLVESYFASFTSEQPVEVKQTPSFSHEVITRQKQTEQTHLCLGLPGVSLADERIYPFILLNNILGGNMSSRLFQEIREERGLAYSVYSYHSAYRDCGLFAVYAGTAHGQEEEVTDLILRILEDVRENGVTESELKKAKEQMKGSMMLGLESTSNRMSRLGKNELLLGRHLTLDEMVARVEDITLEDVRTIAREIFSQPLSMALISPSGNIPASYGRDRLV; encoded by the coding sequence GTGATCGTTCAACATACATTGCCCAACGGGGTTCGTGTCGTGGCCGAACAAATTCCGTACGTACGTTCTGTGGCGTTGGGGTTGTGGGTCGGCGCCGGTTCCCGTCACGAATCCGAAGAAGATAACGGAATATCCCACTTTATCGAGCACATGCTGTTTAAGGGAACCCGGAAACGGACAGCGCGTCAATTGGCCGAGGCGTTTGATGAGATCGGCGGACAGGTGAATGCCTTTACATCCAAGGAGATGACGTGCTATTACGCCAAAGTGTTGGATCAGCATTTTCCGATCGCGTTGGATATTTTGGCTGATATGTTTTTTGAATCAACGTTTGCCGAAGGGGAAATCGCCAAAGAACAAAAGGTGATCGTCGAAGAGATTCGGATGGTGGAGGACACCCCGGATGATCTGATCCATGATCTTTTGTCATCGGTTGCTCTGAAAAACCATCCGCTGGGTTATCCCATTCTGGGCAGTGAAAGCAACGTTCGTTCTTTTGATCGCGGACGTCTGTTGTCCTATCGTGATCGTTACTATCGGCCGGACAATTTGGTTATCGCCCTTGCAGGACATCTGCCGGATGATTTCATGTCATTGGTGGAATCTTATTTTGCGTCGTTTACAAGTGAACAGCCGGTGGAAGTGAAACAGACACCCTCGTTTTCTCATGAGGTGATCACCCGGCAAAAACAGACGGAACAAACCCATCTCTGTTTGGGATTGCCCGGTGTCTCATTGGCTGATGAGCGCATTTATCCTTTTATCCTTCTCAACAATATCCTCGGGGGCAACATGAGCTCCCGGCTATTCCAGGAAATACGGGAAGAGCGCGGGCTGGCCTATTCGGTTTACTCATATCATTCCGCGTATCGCGATTGCGGCTTGTTCGCTGTATATGCGGGAACGGCCCACGGGCAGGAAGAAGAAGTGACCGATCTGATTCTTCGTATACTGGAGGATGTTCGGGAAAACGGTGTGACAGAATCGGAGTTGAAAAAGGCCAAGGAACAGATGAAGGGAAGCATGATGTTGGGTCTGGAGAGCACCAGCAACCGGATGAGCCGGTTGGGTAAAAATGAGTTGCTTCTCGGTCGGCATCTTACATTAGATGAGATGGTGGCGCGCGTGGAAGATATCACCTTGGAGGACGTCCGCACCATTGCCCGCGAGATTTTCTCTCAGCCGCTGTCGATGGCCCTGATTTCCCCGTCCGGAAACATTCCCGCATCGTATGGGAGGGATCGACTTGTTTGA
- the truB gene encoding tRNA pseudouridine(55) synthase TruB: protein MTIHGIIPVRKAPGMTSHDVVARIRKLTGQRRVGHTGTLDPDVEGVLPVCLGQATRIVEYIQELPKQYLGTMVLGRSTDTEDASGEVLEDRPVDRIDPAIVNEVFQRFHGTITQVPPMFSAVRVKGKRLYELAREGKEVKRPSRQVTIYRLRATRIQPEGPYPEVDFDVTCSRGTYVRTLCVDIGKALGYPAHMARLIRVKSGPFVLEDAVTLEELAEVAADGRWDEVLHPIDAVLGHLPAVVVSGRAESGVLNGQPLECDPVDGCDWEGRLIRVYGDTHGFCGIYRLNDDGVALAEKVFRNG, encoded by the coding sequence ATGACGATTCACGGTATCATCCCCGTGCGTAAAGCCCCCGGCATGACTTCCCATGATGTGGTGGCCCGCATCCGCAAGCTGACGGGACAAAGGCGAGTCGGCCACACCGGAACGCTGGACCCCGACGTGGAAGGTGTTCTTCCCGTGTGTTTGGGACAAGCCACGAGAATTGTAGAATACATTCAGGAATTGCCCAAACAGTATCTCGGTACCATGGTGTTGGGCCGTTCCACCGATACGGAGGACGCCTCGGGGGAAGTGTTGGAGGATCGTCCCGTCGATCGCATCGATCCCGCTATTGTAAACGAGGTGTTCCAGCGTTTCCATGGTACAATCACACAGGTACCACCGATGTTTTCGGCAGTGAGGGTAAAGGGAAAACGGTTATATGAGTTGGCGCGCGAAGGGAAAGAAGTCAAGCGCCCGTCCAGACAGGTGACCATTTACCGTTTGCGCGCTACCCGGATTCAACCGGAGGGACCCTATCCCGAAGTGGACTTTGATGTCACCTGCTCCCGAGGCACCTATGTGCGGACGCTGTGTGTCGACATCGGCAAAGCGTTGGGTTATCCCGCTCACATGGCCCGCTTGATTCGGGTAAAGAGTGGCCCTTTTGTCTTGGAAGATGCGGTGACATTGGAAGAATTGGCAGAAGTGGCGGCAGACGGAAGATGGGACGAAGTACTTCACCCGATCGATGCGGTACTGGGTCATCTTCCGGCTGTCGTGGTGTCCGGGCGGGCCGAATCCGGTGTGTTGAACGGACAGCCCCTTGAATGCGACCCGGTCGACGGATGCGATTGGGAAGGGCGTCTGATCCGGGTCTACGGTGACACTCACGGTTTTTGCGGCATTTACCGCTTAAATGACGACGGTGTCGCTTTGGCAGAAAAAGTGTTCCGGAATGGGTGA
- the rbfA gene encoding 30S ribosome-binding factor RbfA — translation MARIRVSRVGEQIKKELSQILQQELKDPRIGFVTITSVEMSGDLQHAKVYVSVMGDEEQKKNTLAALNKAKGFIRSEIGRRITLRHTPELVFKVDESIEHGQYINQLLREVKTNDAGDQ, via the coding sequence ATGGCTCGCATCCGCGTGAGTCGCGTCGGCGAACAGATCAAAAAAGAGTTGAGCCAGATTTTGCAGCAGGAACTGAAAGACCCCCGCATCGGATTTGTTACGATCACCTCGGTGGAAATGAGTGGGGATCTCCAGCACGCCAAAGTGTATGTCAGCGTCATGGGTGACGAAGAGCAAAAGAAAAATACCTTGGCGGCATTGAACAAAGCCAAAGGTTTCATCCGATCTGAGATCGGGCGCCGCATTACCTTGCGTCATACACCCGAGCTGGTCTTCAAGGTGGATGAATCCATCGAACACGGTCAATACATCAACCAATTGTTGAGAGAAGTGAAAACGAATGATGCGGGAGACCAATAA
- a CDS encoding polyribonucleotide nucleotidyltransferase, with amino-acid sequence MEPAKFETELAGRRLVLEFGSYANQANGSVLVRYGDTVVLATAVASKEPRDTDFFPLTVNYEERLYAVGKIPGGFIKREGRPSEKAVLASRLIDRPIRPLFPDGFRNEVQVVCLVLSVDQDCSSEIAAMIGASAALSVSDIPFDGPIAGVIVGRVDGKLVINPTVEQMEKSDMHLVVAGTKDAINMVEAGSNEVPEEDILEAILYGHETVRRLVEFQEEIVRAIGKEKMVPELYEVPEELERRVREMATDRLIQAAQIVEKQERQNAIDAINQEVLEALAEEYPEQEADILNVLHDILKEEVRRMILEEGKRPDGRTAEEIRPLSSEVHILPRTHGSGLFRRGQTQVLSVCTLGALGDVQILDGLDLEESKRFMHHYNFPPFSVGEARPIRAPGRREIGHGALGERALEPVIPSEDEFPYTIRLVSEVLESNGSTSQASICASTLALMDAGVPIKAPVAGIAMGLVKEGDRVAVLTDIQGMEDHLGDMDFKVAGTRKGVTALQMDIKIKGIDRDILKAALEQARKARMTILDNMAQAIAEPRQELSPYAPKILTMRIHPDKIRDVIGPSGRVINRIIDETGVKIDIEQDGRIYIASTDPKQNEAAKKIIEDLVREVEVGETYLGTVKRVEKYGAFVEVLPGKEGLVHISQLAENRVAKVSDVVKVGDTILVKVTEIDDQGRINLSRKAVLKEKPNIKIKN; translated from the coding sequence ATGGAACCTGCAAAATTTGAGACAGAATTGGCCGGCAGGCGACTTGTCCTGGAATTTGGCAGTTACGCCAATCAGGCCAATGGTTCGGTCCTGGTGCGATATGGAGATACAGTGGTCCTGGCGACGGCAGTAGCCTCCAAAGAACCAAGGGATACGGACTTTTTCCCGCTGACGGTCAACTACGAAGAGCGTTTGTACGCGGTTGGTAAGATACCCGGCGGATTCATCAAACGTGAAGGGCGGCCGAGCGAAAAAGCGGTGTTGGCCAGCCGGTTGATCGACCGTCCGATTCGTCCGCTGTTCCCTGACGGTTTCAGGAATGAGGTGCAAGTGGTTTGTTTGGTCCTGTCGGTCGATCAGGATTGTTCTTCCGAGATTGCCGCGATGATCGGAGCATCCGCCGCACTGTCTGTTTCCGACATCCCGTTTGACGGCCCGATCGCTGGCGTGATCGTCGGACGGGTGGATGGAAAACTGGTGATCAACCCGACGGTGGAGCAGATGGAAAAAAGTGACATGCATCTCGTGGTGGCCGGTACGAAAGACGCCATCAACATGGTGGAAGCCGGGTCCAACGAGGTGCCGGAGGAAGATATCCTGGAAGCGATTCTCTACGGTCATGAGACGGTACGTCGATTGGTCGAGTTTCAGGAGGAAATCGTGCGGGCAATCGGCAAGGAAAAAATGGTGCCCGAGCTGTACGAGGTGCCGGAAGAGCTGGAGCGCCGTGTCCGCGAGATGGCGACGGACCGTCTGATCCAGGCGGCACAAATCGTGGAAAAACAGGAACGGCAAAACGCGATCGACGCGATCAATCAGGAAGTGCTGGAGGCGCTTGCGGAGGAATATCCGGAGCAAGAAGCCGATATTCTGAATGTGCTGCATGACATCCTCAAAGAAGAAGTGCGCCGCATGATTCTCGAGGAAGGCAAACGGCCCGATGGACGGACCGCTGAAGAGATCCGGCCGCTATCCAGTGAGGTTCACATTTTGCCGCGCACGCACGGTTCTGGTCTGTTCCGGCGGGGTCAGACGCAAGTGCTCAGTGTGTGTACCCTGGGTGCACTGGGAGATGTGCAGATTTTGGACGGTTTGGATCTGGAGGAGTCCAAGCGGTTCATGCACCATTACAATTTCCCGCCTTTCAGTGTCGGCGAGGCACGACCGATCCGGGCGCCGGGACGGAGGGAAATCGGTCACGGTGCGTTGGGTGAACGCGCATTGGAACCTGTCATTCCGTCTGAGGACGAATTCCCGTACACCATCCGGCTGGTATCGGAAGTACTGGAGTCCAACGGTTCCACCTCCCAAGCCAGCATTTGTGCGTCCACGTTGGCGCTGATGGATGCGGGTGTGCCGATCAAGGCTCCGGTGGCCGGTATCGCGATGGGATTGGTCAAAGAGGGTGACCGGGTAGCGGTGCTGACCGACATTCAGGGTATGGAAGACCACTTGGGTGACATGGACTTCAAAGTGGCCGGCACGCGCAAAGGGGTCACCGCCCTGCAGATGGATATTAAAATCAAAGGCATCGACCGTGACATCTTGAAAGCAGCATTGGAACAGGCACGTAAAGCGCGGATGACGATTCTGGACAACATGGCACAAGCGATCGCAGAACCACGTCAGGAGTTGTCGCCTTACGCTCCGAAAATCTTGACGATGCGCATCCATCCGGACAAGATCCGCGACGTGATCGGACCGAGCGGTCGTGTGATCAACCGCATCATCGACGAAACGGGCGTCAAAATCGACATCGAGCAGGACGGCCGTATCTACATCGCTTCCACCGATCCAAAACAAAACGAAGCGGCCAAGAAAATCATCGAAGACCTGGTGCGCGAGGTGGAAGTGGGCGAAACGTATCTCGGCACGGTGAAGCGAGTGGAGAAGTACGGCGCCTTTGTCGAGGTCCTGCCGGGCAAGGAAGGGTTGGTCCATATCTCGCAACTGGCTGAAAATCGAGTGGCCAAAGTGTCGGATGTCGTGAAAGTGGGAGACACGATTCTGGTCAAGGTAACGGAGATCGACGACCAGGGACGGATCAATCTGTCGCGCAAAGCGGTATTGAAGGAGAAACCCAACATCAAGATCAAGAACTGA
- the dut gene encoding dUTP diphosphatase, whose translation MGGIDLFEVRIRQLPGCEDLPLPEKMSEQASGFDLRAAVTEPLLIEPGKWKLIPTGIALEMPPGLEAQVRPRSGLAFKKGITVLNAPGTIDADYRGELRIILINLGEEIFTIERGDRIAQLVFQQVPQVRLMPTRELSETVRGSGGFGHTGI comes from the coding sequence ATGGGAGGGATCGACTTGTTTGAAGTGCGAATCCGCCAACTTCCCGGTTGCGAAGATTTGCCGCTGCCGGAAAAAATGTCGGAACAAGCCAGCGGTTTCGACCTCAGGGCGGCGGTAACGGAACCGCTGTTGATTGAGCCGGGGAAGTGGAAACTGATTCCTACCGGGATTGCGTTGGAAATGCCGCCCGGGTTGGAGGCACAGGTTCGGCCACGCAGCGGCTTGGCATTCAAAAAAGGAATCACGGTGCTGAATGCTCCGGGGACGATCGACGCCGATTACCGGGGAGAGCTGAGAATCATCTTGATCAACCTGGGGGAAGAAATCTTCACCATTGAACGCGGTGACCGGATTGCCCAGCTGGTCTTTCAGCAAGTGCCGCAAGTTCGGTTGATGCCGACGAGGGAGTTAAGCGAAACCGTCCGGGGCAGCGGTGGTTTCGGCCATACCGGAATCTGA
- a CDS encoding YlxQ family RNA-binding protein: MDKRLQLLGLAQRAGKVVTGEEAVLRAIRSGQAAAVILAEDASDNTRKRFTDKCSYYDVPLWHMGTRTELGRAIGKPERVVIALTDPGFARAMRQKAE; the protein is encoded by the coding sequence ATGGATAAACGGTTACAACTGCTCGGCTTGGCGCAGCGTGCGGGGAAAGTCGTGACCGGAGAGGAAGCGGTGCTGCGGGCGATCCGGTCGGGTCAAGCCGCCGCGGTGATCTTGGCGGAAGATGCTTCCGACAACACGCGGAAGCGGTTTACTGATAAATGTTCCTACTATGATGTTCCCCTCTGGCATATGGGGACACGGACTGAACTGGGAAGAGCGATCGGGAAGCCGGAACGGGTGGTGATTGCGCTCACTGACCCCGGTTTTGCCCGTGCGATGAGGCAGAAGGCAGAGTAA
- a CDS encoding DUF503 domain-containing protein, which translates to MNVYVGIQECEGRIIGSTSLKEKRRVIKSGISRIQHRFNLSVAEVGFQDDRQRTRLAMAGVGSSKKVVEQELRQALRLLEELDGLEILHAELSFV; encoded by the coding sequence GTGAACGTGTACGTCGGCATTCAGGAATGTGAGGGACGGATTATCGGTTCCACCTCGCTCAAAGAGAAGCGTCGGGTGATCAAGAGCGGGATCAGCCGGATTCAACACCGGTTTAACCTGTCGGTGGCGGAAGTCGGGTTTCAAGACGACCGCCAACGCACCCGCTTGGCCATGGCTGGAGTCGGCTCCAGCAAAAAAGTGGTGGAACAGGAGCTTCGGCAGGCTTTGCGTCTGCTGGAGGAGCTGGATGGATTGGAAATATTGCACGCGGAACTATCATTCGTGTAG
- a CDS encoding aspartyl-phosphate phosphatase Spo0E family protein — protein sequence MEPTRLTVLEQEMERLRGELYQTDTDPRHLSEATLLPISKKLDALIVEYYKEKKKQM from the coding sequence ATGGAACCGACGCGTTTGACCGTGTTGGAACAGGAAATGGAGCGGTTGCGGGGGGAATTGTACCAAACGGATACCGATCCGCGGCATTTGTCTGAAGCGACCCTACTGCCCATCAGCAAGAAACTGGACGCACTGATTGTTGAGTACTACAAGGAAAAGAAGAAACAAATGTGA